A region of Macaca thibetana thibetana isolate TM-01 chromosome 20, ASM2454274v1, whole genome shotgun sequence DNA encodes the following proteins:
- the LOC126943904 gene encoding mitochondrial carrier homolog 2-like, which translates to MVQFIDRESKYCELCDSIANIYWEEGILGFLICLVPHLLLGNIISLWLCNSLAYLINTYALCSGVSIRNEMNSMNSYSQAVTKLLASMLTYPFVLVSNLMAVNSHGLAGGPLSSFPVYTTCINCRCMLQKQGNISQGNSLFFPKDPFGRLVLT; encoded by the exons ATGGTACAATTCATTGACAGAGAGTCCAAGTACTGTGAACTTTGTGACTCCATAGCAAACATCTACTGGGAAGAAGGCATCCTAGGATTTCTCATCTGTCTTGTTCCTCACCTCCTCCTAGGCAACATCATTTCTTTATGGCTCTGTAACTCGCTGGCCTACCTCATCAATACCTATGCACTCTG ctcagga GTTTCTATCAGGAATGAAATGAACAGTATGAATAGTTATTCTCAAGCTGTCACAAAACTGCTTGCCAGTATGTTGACCTATCCCTTTGTGCTTGTCTCTAATCTCATGGCTGTCAACAGCCATGGGCTTGCTGGTGgacccctttcttccttcccagtaTATACTACTTGCATAAATTGCCGGTGCATGCTACAAAAACAGGGAAATATAAGCCAAGGAAATAGCTTGTTTTTCCCAAAGGATCCCTTTGGAAGACTTGTTTTGACCTGA